The Chiloscyllium punctatum isolate Juve2018m chromosome 42, sChiPun1.3, whole genome shotgun sequence genome includes a region encoding these proteins:
- the LOC140465726 gene encoding transcription factor Sp8-like, translating to MQAATWSSLGEQHASPLSPGFSSWKSAALPKNLGVAPSGSSAFSPSLNASSNFSASNKYALLNSPGLKSQDCVQYKPHVHSTVEYFANSVHPRVDMAHYHDSWFRPPPQGGAAEDGGLSATWWDLHAGSNWMDLQSSQPTLPNSPHPGSLQPPLGGYGADHQICGPPTHLLQSGPVMINQDGYKQTEPIQEPLLLNQSLEGAGRAKSSRRSLSRSSAQGNCRCPNCLEAERLGSATDGSSKKKVLHNCHIPGCGKAYVKTSHLKAHLRWHSGDRPFVCNWLFCGKRFTRSDELQRHLQTHTGSKRFFCPICNRVFMRTDHLTKHLKTHGESGQLPPGKESAGEASKCTSLPAQSQSPGDSQRDCQAKGIGDGIPATDRQQN from the coding sequence GCCCCTGAGCCCCGGCTTCAGCTCCTGGAAATCGGCCGCCCTTCCGAAGAATTTGGGGGTAGCCCCGAGCGGCAGCAGTGCTTTCAGCCCTTCCTTGAACGCCAGCTCCAACTTCTCCGCCAGCAATAAGTATGCCTTGCTCAACAGCCCGGGTTTGAAGTCACAGGATTGCGTCCAGTACAAACCCCACGTTCACTCGACGGTCGAATACTTTGCAAACTCCGTGCACCCCCGGGTCGACATGGCTCACTATCACGATTCTTGGTTCCGACCCCCTCCCCAGGGCGGAGCAGCCGAGGACGGGGGTCTCTCGGCCACCTGGTGGGATCTACACGCCGGCTCCAACTGGATGGACCTTCAGAGCAGTCAGCCGACGCTTCCAAACTCCCCCCACCCAGGCTCCCTGCAGCCCCCTTTAGGGGGCTACGGGGCTGACCATCAAATCTGCGGCCCCCCGACCCACCTGCTCCAGTCGGGCCCGGTCATGATCAACCAGGACGGCTACAAGCAGACGGAGCCCATCCAGGAGCCGCTGCTGCTGAACCAGAgcttggaaggtgctgggagAGCGAAGAGTTCCAGGCGTTCGCTGTCCCGGAGCTCGGCGCAGGGGAACTGCCGCTGCCCGAACTGCTTGGAGGCGGAGAGACTGGGCTCCGCCACGGACGGGAGCAGCAAGAAGAAGGTGCTCCATAACTGCCACATCCCGGGCTGCGGAAAAGCCTACGTGAAAACCTCACACCTGAAGGCGCACCTGCGCTGGCACAGCGGCGACCGGCCGTTCGTCTGCAACTGGCTGTTCTGCGGCAAACGCTTCACCCGCTCGGACGAGCTGCAGAGGCACCTGCAGACCCACACGGGCTCCAAGAGGTTCTTCTGCCCCATCTGCAACCGGGTCTTCATGAGGACCGACCACCTCACCAAGCACTTGAAAACGCACGGGGAGAGCGGGCAGCTCCCCCCGGGCAAGGAGAGCGCCGGGGAGGCCAGCAAGTGCACCTCGCTGCCGGCTCAGTCCCAGTCTCCAGGGGACAGCCAGAGGGACTGTCAGGCCAAGGGAATCGGCGATGGGATCCCGGCAACTGATCGACAGCAAAATTAA